Genomic window (Lycium barbarum isolate Lr01 chromosome 2, ASM1917538v2, whole genome shotgun sequence):
GTGGAGGACCTCAAGCTTTTTTAGTGAGCCAATTTGTGGTGGGATTGTTCCTGAAATCTGATTCTTCGACAAATCAAGATAGATAAGATTAGTGAGCTTACCTATTTCAGGCGGGATGGTGCCAGAGAGCTGGTTCATGCTAAGATCAACATAATCAAGAAAAGGGAGTGATGAAAATGCAAATTCGTGGAGTGTACCAATGACACCAGCAATTGTAATATTCAACCTGTTCACACAACCATTAAAGCATATAACTCTATAGCAGCTCATGCATGCATCAGGACTTCCTTCTTCATCGCTGGAAGAATTCTTGGAACCAGTAGGACTTAGTGTCCATGATGCCAATAAAAAATTATTCTTGTTTTGGAAAGTTGCTTTCCATTTTAGAAGAGTAGTTGCTTCCTCGGTGGAAGAAAAAGTAACTGTCAAGAGAAAAAAAGTGCACAAAAAACTGAAGTAAAGAAAATATTCTGTGAACCATCATCGTGGCTAAAAGATTTCAGTTGCTTGTTTTTGTTACTGTTGAACTAGTGCAGGGTACAATTTTATAGTGTAGTGAATCATTAGAAGAGATTATGGAGTCAACGTTCCTGGTGTCCTCTCTTATTTCCACTTTGATCCATTAAAGTTGCCAAAAAGTAAGTATGTTCGGTCTCTGTTAAATATTTAACAAATTTGGGTGTTAGGTTTTATGAGAATTgtggaaaaaaaaagtttaaccAAGAAAGTCCAGTCAAATCACAGAAACTACAACACCAAAAAAACATAGATAAAAAGCAAAAACTACACCTCAAAAGGCTACACCAACTTTTAGATTTGAAGACTATTATACATGGAAGTGAATACCAACTATTTAAAAGGTTTAAAgttgttaggtttttgggtttttccTTCCTATGTGGAttttggattaataaaacccaatccaatttggaccaggccacttttgcccaaaaattcctctatatataggatcaatttaggtcttattttgataacacaagagtgaattcacagcagccatatagagagaaaaacgtaagagagaaagcagattttcgtctagaaattttctgctacagcagtccaCTTTAAATTGCGTTTCctgattcgttaaccgttggatcgtgctgcAATTTTaactgggggttctcaacatctggttcttcgatttcaacgaTGGCGATCAGATATTGTTGTCGCTAACACCAGTTTTTGAGTATGAACGGTAGCTCATTTtttggggtgatttctctcctttcttcgctagttttggtgctatcatttatgtattgttgctctgtgcttggctttgttgttgtagccatttagagaacatttttgtaactcttgttgattatagtggagcttttgtgagccggaggtcccgtggatgtttcctcttcaccttgaaggggttttaccacgtaaatttggtgtctcttccatttgatttatttttgcttgctttggtattttattgttggtatagctgctgcctggatttccatttgtgctagtgtttattgtcttctcttggttcaaatagtgtgggaagctTCGACTTGGGCATTTCTTCggctgttacctcgtcgtgcaatttggttattgcttgtttcttcccaacaaagtggtatcagagcttgtggttgtatttggttgtgccaattgtctatttgaatgatggaggaaaatatgagcaatatggtttgtttaaatgacagtaattaccatatttggaaaagcaagatgaaagatcttctatttgtcaagaaattacatttacctgtgtttgcttctaagaaacccgagtctattgaagatgaggattggaaatttgagcacttacaggtttgtggctatattaggcaatgggttgaagataatgttcgaaatcatattgtgaatgagacaaatgctaaaagcttgtgCGAAAAGCTCGAGACATTTTATGCTTCAAAGActggcaataataagttgttcctactgaaacaattgatgaatattagatacaaagagggcaGCCCTATTTTTTATCATATCAATGATTTTAagggtgtccttgatcagctgtctggaatgggtgtcaagtttgatgaagaaatacagggactttggcttcttaatactctgccagactcttgggaaactcttcgagtttctttgactaattctgctcccagtgatggtgtaactatggaatatgctaagagtggtgttttgaataaagagaagagaagaagatctcaagcttcgtcttcttcaacttcacactctgatgttttggttactgaagacagggggagaagtaacttcagaggtcagaatgacagaggcaaaagtagaagcaagtcaagatcATCCAGGTACAAGAATATTACATttgactattgtcacttgaaag
Coding sequences:
- the LOC132628428 gene encoding MDIS1-interacting receptor like kinase 2-like, which encodes MDQSGNKRGHQELTFSSTEEATTLLKWKATFQNKNNFLLASWTLSPTGSKNSSSDEEGSPDACMSCYRVICFNGCVNRLNITIAGVIGTLHEFAFSSLPFLDYVDLSMNQLSGTIPPEIGLIPPEMGTLINANSFFASSNKSFGPILAEIGKMKSLEELSVYENNLSGPIPKIESDLGELKLLHLYSNQLSGPIPNELENLKNLNKLQLSTNQLIGPILPSFGNKLLGGEIPPQLD